One segment of Triticum aestivum cultivar Chinese Spring chromosome 2A, IWGSC CS RefSeq v2.1, whole genome shotgun sequence DNA contains the following:
- the LOC123184367 gene encoding transcription factor WRKY19-like, whose translation MAALVTPAARVSELMAQGRKSAAALEALLQVQDDHTGIRELAAEILCCCDRALAALHSKAGRKKRKLGPHGTATQTTRPKRRTRTTVGGETAAATRVERKKNWDDGFVWTKYGQKDIRGSNHPRHYFRCAYTLDAGGCPARRQVQRSEEQDPPLYVLTYFADHTCCHGAEAAFAALDDVKILDFGSVGSRSPRPDDGDAPSGKTSRSEELPAEAAKVESTPLPDMRPAGTVPELSSSTDDIHYCSSAGTCSDWDFFGNCSFDYVSDFFDVEDIALYR comes from the exons ATGGCAGCACTAGTCACTCCGGCGGCCCGGGTGTCCGAACTGATGGCGCAGGGACGCaagtccgccgccgccctcgaggcCCTCCTCCAGGTCCAGGACGACCACACCGGGATAAGGGAGCTCGCCGCCGAGATCCTTTGCTGCTGCGaccgcgccctcgccgccctccACAGCAAAGCAGGCCGGAAGAAGCGCAAGCTGGGGCCCCATGGTACAGCCACTCAGACAACCAGGCCCAAAAGAAG GACGCGCACGACTGTGGGTGGAGAGACGGCAGCGGCGACGAGGGTGGAGAGGAAGAAGAACTGGGACGACGGCTTCGTGTGGACCAAGTACGGGCAGAAGGACATCCGGGGCAGCAACCACCCGAGGCACTACTTCAGGTGCGCCTACACACTCGACGCCGGCGGTTGCCCGGCCAGGAGGCAGGTCCAGCGGTCGGAGGAGCAAGACCCTCCCCTCTACGTCCTCACCTACTTCGCCGACCACACCTGCTGCCACGGTGCCGAGGCAGCGTTCGCCGCCTTGGACGACGTCAAGATCCTCGACTTTGGGTCCGTAGGCAGCCGCTCGCCACGGCCTGACGACGGTGACGCTCCGAGTGGAAAAACATCACGCTCGGAGGAGCTCCCAGCCGAGGCTGCCAAAGTTGAGTCAACGCCGTTGCCAGACATGCGGCCGGCGGGGACAGTGCCGGAGCTGAGCTCCTCCACCGACGACATCCATTATTGTTCCTCGGCGGGGACATGCTCTGACTGGGATTTCTTTGGCAACTGCTCCTTTGATTACGTTAGCGACTTCTTCGATGTGGAAGACATTGCTTTGTACCGATAG